In the Campylobacter sp. RM6914 genome, one interval contains:
- the infC gene encoding translation initiation factor IF-3: MSKEQEVLLNEDIRAREVRCVGDDGTAYGVISRDEALKIAEKQGLDLVLIAPDAKPPVCKIMDYGKFRYQQEKRQKEAKKKQKVIEVKEIKLSVKIAQNDINYKVKHALEFLEDGKHVKFRVFLKGREMSTPEAGVIMLNKVWELVKDVADRDKEPLLEGRYVNMLVTPKKG, encoded by the coding sequence TTGAGTAAAGAACAAGAAGTATTGCTCAATGAAGATATTAGGGCGCGCGAAGTAAGATGTGTCGGAGATGACGGCACTGCTTACGGTGTTATTTCAAGAGACGAGGCTTTAAAGATAGCTGAAAAACAAGGGCTTGATTTGGTGCTTATAGCACCTGATGCAAAACCGCCTGTTTGTAAGATAATGGACTATGGAAAATTCCGTTATCAACAAGAAAAAAGGCAAAAAGAGGCTAAAAAGAAGCAAAAAGTCATTGAGGTAAAAGAGATAAAACTCTCTGTTAAAATCGCACAAAACGACATAAACTACAAAGTAAAACATGCTTTGGAGTTTTTAGAAGACGGAAAACATGTTAAATTTCGTGTATTTTTAAAAGGTCGCGAGATGAGCACGCCGGAAGCCGGCGTTATCATGTTAAATAAAGTCTGGGAGTTGGTTAAAGATGTTGCAGACCGTGACAAAGAACCACTCTTGGAAGGTCGCTATGTCAATATGCTAGTAACCCCTAAAAAAGGCTAA
- the nhaA gene encoding Na+/H+ antiporter NhaA: protein MSNIKEFLKHEASGGVLLMIATILALVCQNTFLSEFYNEFLKTKFTISFGDIGLSKALILWVNDGLMAVFFFLVGLELKREVLEGELRNPSQIALPAIAAAGGVIVPALIFYIFTADDSFALKGWAIPTATDIAFALGILSLLGSRVPTSLKIFLMTLAIIDDLCAIIIIALFYTSELSVLSLGISSLCLIALFALNRYGVKSKAAYLLVGAIMWVAVLKSGVHATLAGVVAAFFIPLSFKNNPKSMLKEIEHDLHSWVAFAILPIFAFVNAGIALKGVGLNEILSPVALGTALGLFIGKQLGVFGFSFVAIKFKMAKLPDGVNWAQLYGVAILCGVGFTMSLFVNGLAYNDTDAFAYTDKLAILIGSVISGVIGFVILRVFSSERKENLN, encoded by the coding sequence ATGTCAAATATCAAAGAGTTCTTAAAGCACGAGGCTAGCGGTGGTGTCTTGTTGATGATAGCAACTATTTTGGCTTTAGTTTGCCAAAATACATTTTTAAGCGAATTTTATAATGAATTTTTAAAGACGAAATTCACTATAAGCTTCGGAGATATCGGACTCAGCAAGGCTCTTATATTATGGGTAAATGATGGCTTGATGGCGGTTTTTTTCTTTTTAGTCGGTCTTGAACTAAAACGTGAGGTCTTAGAAGGTGAGCTTAGAAACCCATCGCAAATAGCTCTTCCTGCGATCGCGGCTGCCGGTGGCGTTATAGTTCCTGCGCTGATCTTTTACATCTTTACCGCAGATGATAGTTTTGCACTTAAGGGCTGGGCTATACCAACGGCTACCGACATAGCATTTGCCCTAGGCATACTTAGCCTGCTTGGCTCACGCGTGCCAACTAGTCTTAAAATTTTTCTTATGACGTTAGCGATCATCGATGACTTATGTGCCATTATAATCATCGCACTATTTTATACAAGCGAGCTTAGCGTCTTATCACTTGGCATATCGTCTCTTTGCCTTATAGCTCTTTTTGCACTAAATCGCTACGGAGTAAAAAGTAAGGCAGCATATCTACTAGTGGGTGCTATCATGTGGGTTGCAGTACTAAAATCAGGTGTCCATGCTACTCTTGCAGGCGTTGTGGCGGCATTTTTTATACCTTTAAGCTTTAAAAATAATCCAAAATCAATGCTAAAAGAGATAGAGCACGACCTGCACTCTTGGGTTGCTTTTGCGATACTTCCGATATTTGCTTTCGTAAATGCGGGTATTGCCTTAAAAGGTGTTGGACTAAATGAAATTTTATCTCCTGTTGCTCTTGGAACCGCTCTTGGTCTTTTTATAGGCAAACAACTTGGTGTATTTGGATTTAGCTTTGTGGCTATAAAATTTAAGATGGCAAAACTTCCAGACGGCGTAAATTGGGCGCAACTTTACGGAGTAGCGATACTTTGCGGAGTTGGTTTTACAATGAGTCTTTTTGTAAACGGTTTAGCCTATAACGACACAGATGCCTTTGCCTACACTGATAAGCTAGCTATCTTGATAGGCTCTGTTATATCAGGGGTTATAGGTTTTGTTATATTAAGAGTATTTAGTAGCGAAAGAAAAGAAAATTTGAATTAA
- the proB gene encoding glutamate 5-kinase, protein MHRNFKNIKKIVIKVGTSTLTNSDGSLNETLIKSLVAQICDLKNRGFEVILVSSGAVGAGMGLLGLDKKPSNINEKQALAAVGQVALMHLYERIFWAHSKNIAQLLLTRGDFGDRKRYLSVRNVCLKLLSLGIVPIINENDPVVADEIKVGDNDTLSALVAGLVDADLLIILSDIDGLYDKNPNTNLDAKLINTVEEIDENIEKMADGDGGKFGTGGMTTKISAAKMANKIGTNLIIANGKMPNVLFKILNKEKIGTLFLANQKKLSSRKYWLAYGATQKGEIVVDDGAIKALAQGKSLLSVGILDVISEFERGDMINVKSRDGKVVAKGISNYSSSEISLIKGHKSDEIEQILGHKSDNDVIHADNLASKDQN, encoded by the coding sequence ATGCATCGTAATTTTAAAAACATCAAGAAAATCGTAATAAAAGTCGGCACTTCAACTCTTACAAATTCCGATGGCTCTCTTAATGAAACGCTTATAAAATCCCTAGTAGCTCAAATTTGCGATCTTAAAAATCGCGGCTTTGAAGTGATTTTAGTGAGTTCCGGTGCTGTAGGTGCAGGCATGGGGCTGCTTGGGCTTGATAAAAAACCGAGTAATATAAATGAAAAACAAGCTCTAGCGGCGGTAGGTCAAGTGGCCTTGATGCATCTTTATGAGCGAATTTTTTGGGCACATTCTAAAAATATCGCCCAACTTTTACTTACAAGAGGCGACTTTGGTGATCGCAAAAGATATTTGAGTGTTAGAAATGTTTGCTTAAAGCTTTTAAGTTTGGGTATCGTGCCTATCATAAATGAAAATGACCCGGTGGTTGCTGATGAGATCAAGGTGGGCGACAACGATACTCTAAGTGCGCTTGTAGCAGGCTTAGTTGATGCTGATTTGCTTATTATACTAAGCGATATCGATGGGCTTTATGATAAAAATCCAAATACAAATTTGGACGCAAAACTAATAAACACCGTTGAAGAAATCGACGAAAATATAGAAAAAATGGCTGACGGTGACGGGGGTAAATTTGGCACAGGGGGTATGACTACTAAGATCAGCGCAGCCAAAATGGCAAATAAGATCGGCACAAATTTAATCATTGCAAATGGCAAAATGCCAAATGTTTTGTTTAAAATTTTAAATAAAGAGAAGATAGGAACTCTCTTTTTGGCAAACCAAAAGAAGCTAAGCTCAAGGAAGTATTGGCTTGCTTACGGCGCTACGCAAAAGGGTGAGATTGTGGTTGATGATGGAGCGATAAAGGCTTTAGCGCAAGGCAAAAGCTTGCTTAGTGTCGGAATTTTAGATGTTATATCGGAGTTTGAGAGGGGTGATATGATAAACGTAAAAAGTCGTGACGGCAAGGTCGTCGCCAAAGGCATAAGCAATTACTCAAGTAGTGAAATTTCTCTTATAAAAGGTCATAAAAGTGATGAGATAGAGCAAATTTTAGGTCATAAAAGCGATAATGACGTTATACATGCAGATAATTTAGCCTCTAAAGATCAAAACTAA
- a CDS encoding glutamate-5-semialdehyde dehydrogenase yields the protein MNEILDIAKLAKEATGELVALKSETKNKILRAVSAEILAKKEQIKAANEIDIKNGEASGLSVALLDRLRLSDARIEAMANGLLEVADFADPIGEILDGWRHKNGMQITKTRVPLGVIGMIYESRPNVSIDAAALALKSSNAIILRGSASAINSNKFLVNLFNEAGSKAGLVKNAVQLVQSTDRSVVEQMIKMHEFIDVLIPRGGKNLKEFIIKNATIPVVETGSGVCQIFIDESTNINEAVNIVKNAKTQRPSVCNAVECVLVHENITDKFIPALIKELSEVELRLDDEIYTKFMNEKNVVKAKDTDFGAEFLDLILVVKRVKNTTDAIRYINEHSSGHSDAILSQNYANIELFLNSVNSAVVYANASTRFSDGGEFGFGGEIGISTQKLHARGPMGVRELTTYKYVVRGNGQIRG from the coding sequence ATGAATGAAATTTTAGATATTGCAAAACTGGCAAAAGAGGCAACTGGCGAGCTTGTAGCATTAAAAAGTGAGACGAAAAATAAAATTTTACGAGCCGTATCTGCTGAAATTTTAGCAAAAAAAGAGCAAATAAAAGCCGCAAACGAGATAGATATAAAAAACGGAGAAGCATCAGGTCTTAGTGTTGCTTTGCTTGATCGTTTGAGACTAAGTGACGCCAGGATAGAGGCGATGGCTAACGGATTGCTTGAAGTGGCTGACTTTGCCGATCCTATTGGTGAAATTTTAGATGGATGGCGGCATAAAAATGGCATGCAAATAACAAAAACACGTGTTCCTCTGGGCGTTATAGGCATGATATATGAGTCAAGACCAAACGTTAGCATAGATGCGGCGGCACTTGCATTAAAAAGCTCGAACGCTATCATTCTTAGGGGGTCGGCAAGTGCGATAAATTCCAACAAATTTCTTGTAAATTTATTTAACGAGGCAGGATCTAAAGCAGGGCTTGTAAAAAATGCCGTGCAACTAGTGCAAAGCACGGATCGAAGTGTGGTAGAGCAGATGATAAAAATGCATGAATTTATCGACGTTTTAATCCCTCGCGGTGGTAAAAATTTAAAAGAATTTATAATCAAAAACGCAACTATCCCTGTGGTTGAGACAGGTTCTGGTGTTTGTCAAATTTTTATCGATGAAAGTACCAATATAAATGAAGCCGTAAATATCGTAAAAAACGCAAAAACACAGCGACCAAGCGTATGTAATGCGGTTGAATGTGTGCTTGTGCATGAAAATATCACGGATAAATTTATACCTGCTCTTATCAAAGAGTTAAGTGAAGTAGAGTTAAGACTAGATGATGAAATTTATACTAAATTTATGAATGAAAAAAATGTTGTAAAAGCTAAAGATACGGACTTTGGAGCAGAATTTTTAGATCTTATCTTGGTTGTTAAAAGAGTTAAAAATACAACCGATGCTATAAGATATATAAACGAACATTCAAGTGGACACTCAGACGCGATACTAAGCCAAAACTACGCCAATATAGAGCTGTTTTTAAACTCGGTAAATAGTGCCGTCGTGTATGCAAACGCTTCAACTAGATTTAGCGACGGTGGGGAATTTGGCTTTGGCGGAGAGATAGGAATTTCGACACAAAAACTTCATGCAAGAGGTCCGATGGGTGTTAGAGAGCTTACGACTTACAAATATGTCGTAAGAGGAAACGGGCAGATTAGGGGATAA
- the proC gene encoding pyrroline-5-carboxylate reductase, producing the protein MKVGFIGVGNMGEAILGAAIKQEFVKEQEIFAFARSKNSALKDKFGINVCDNEHEVAKNADLLIIAIKPAGFEELLKAIKDDTKDGAIILSVASGISINFMSERLNKNVKIVRSMPNVAAAISQSVTAICFGENFTHEDRKIVMKFIESFGSAHEIEEKLFAAFVAIAGSLPAYVFVFIEALADGAVLEGMPRLKAYEIASRAVASSANLISQTGKHPAQLKDAVCSPMGTTIEAIAALEKNGFRNAVIEAVKACSKKAKL; encoded by the coding sequence ATGAAGGTTGGATTTATAGGTGTTGGAAATATGGGCGAGGCGATACTTGGCGCGGCTATAAAACAGGAATTTGTAAAAGAGCAAGAAATTTTTGCCTTTGCAAGAAGTAAAAACAGCGCGTTAAAAGATAAATTTGGCATAAATGTATGTGACAATGAGCACGAAGTGGCTAAAAATGCCGACTTGTTAATTATCGCTATTAAGCCTGCAGGATTTGAAGAGTTGCTAAAAGCAATAAAAGACGACACTAAAGACGGTGCGATAATCTTAAGCGTTGCAAGCGGGATTAGCATAAATTTCATGAGCGAAAGGCTAAATAAAAATGTCAAAATAGTTCGCAGTATGCCAAATGTCGCAGCCGCTATCTCTCAAAGTGTAACCGCCATATGTTTTGGTGAAAATTTTACACATGAGGATCGTAAAATTGTGATGAAATTTATAGAGAGTTTTGGCTCTGCTCATGAGATAGAAGAGAAGCTGTTTGCCGCCTTTGTAGCGATAGCCGGAAGTCTTCCTGCTTATGTTTTTGTTTTTATCGAGGCTTTGGCGGATGGAGCGGTTTTAGAGGGTATGCCACGCCTTAAGGCTTATGAGATCGCATCTCGCGCGGTTGCCAGCTCTGCAAATTTAATCTCACAAACCGGCAAACATCCAGCGCAACTAAAAGATGCCGTCTGCTCGCCCATGGGGACCACCATAGAAGCGATCGCGGCACTTGAGAAAAATGGTTTTAGAAATGCCGTGATAGAGGCGGTAAAGGCTTGCAGCAAGAAAGCAAAGTTGTAA
- a CDS encoding helix-turn-helix domain-containing protein, with the protein MDAFERSVFAAIVGEKKMVVISELCRLRDERGFAFASIEKLCELANASKPTVINTLNLLKEKGVIERVKNGVYKFCI; encoded by the coding sequence ATGGACGCTTTTGAGCGATCTGTTTTTGCTGCGATCGTTGGCGAGAAGAAGATGGTGGTGATAAGCGAGCTTTGCAGGCTGCGTGATGAGAGAGGATTTGCTTTTGCAAGTATCGAAAAACTTTGTGAGTTGGCAAATGCAAGCAAGCCTACTGTTATAAATACGCTAAATTTATTAAAAGAAAAAGGCGTAATAGAGCGCGTAAAAAACGGTGTTTATAAATTTTGTATTTAA
- a CDS encoding TOBE domain-containing protein has translation MSISVRNRLDVEISNVKTGAINSLITAKLKSGEILKATISVSSEKNLELKSGKKAIFLFEASNVVVAKDGNLKLSATNQISGTISKIIDTATNSKIIIDIKDDQISALITKSSCKKLALKTGDKVTAIIKTSQIIVGVKV, from the coding sequence ATGTCGATTAGTGTTAGAAACCGACTTGATGTTGAAATTTCAAACGTTAAAACAGGTGCTATAAATTCATTAATAACCGCTAAACTAAAAAGTGGTGAAATTTTAAAAGCAACCATTAGTGTTAGTAGCGAGAAAAATTTAGAGTTAAAAAGCGGCAAAAAAGCGATATTTTTATTTGAAGCTTCAAATGTTGTCGTTGCAAAAGACGGAAATTTAAAGCTAAGTGCGACAAATCAAATTTCAGGAACAATCAGCAAAATCATAGACACCGCAACAAATTCCAAGATCATCATCGATATAAAAGACGATCAAATTTCAGCCCTTATAACAAAGAGTTCTTGCAAGAAGCTAGCCTTAAAGACGGGCGATAAAGTAACGGCTATAATTAAAACTTCTCAAATAATAGTAGGCGTAAAAGTTTAA
- the prfA gene encoding peptide chain release factor 1 encodes MFADKLQPFLDRYNEISLLLSDPSIINDIEKMTKLSKEQSSLEDIKNAASEYLQTLNDIEENKSLLDDPELGELAKEELKNAQSRIVKLEDDIKILLLPKDPNDDRNIFLEIRAGTGGDEAALFVGDLFNAYIRYAELHGWKFEIVSQSEGSAGGFKEIIVLIKGAGAYSRLKFEGGTHRVQRVPETESQGRVHTSAVTVAIMPEVEDSQVQINPNDLRIDVMRSSGHGGQSVNTTDSAVRITHIPTGLVVTNQDGKSQHKNKEAAMKVLKARLYEMQEAERLEKEMSERKSQVGTGDRSGRIRTYNFPQNRISDHRINLTLYRLDAIMMAGLFDEIIEPLIAHYQTEALTAAGL; translated from the coding sequence ATGTTTGCCGATAAACTCCAACCGTTTTTGGATCGCTATAATGAAATTTCTCTACTTCTAAGCGATCCAAGCATAATCAACGATATAGAAAAGATGACTAAGCTCTCAAAAGAGCAGTCATCTTTAGAAGATATCAAAAATGCGGCAAGTGAGTATCTGCAAACACTTAACGATATAGAAGAAAACAAATCCCTTCTTGACGATCCAGAACTTGGCGAACTAGCCAAAGAGGAGTTAAAAAACGCTCAATCTCGTATCGTTAAGCTTGAGGACGATATAAAAATTCTACTCTTACCGAAAGATCCTAATGACGATAGAAATATCTTTTTAGAGATCCGTGCCGGAACAGGCGGCGATGAGGCAGCTCTGTTTGTCGGCGATCTTTTTAATGCATACATAAGATACGCCGAACTTCACGGATGGAAATTTGAGATAGTAAGTCAAAGTGAGGGAAGTGCGGGTGGTTTTAAAGAGATCATCGTGCTTATCAAAGGCGCTGGTGCATACTCAAGGCTCAAATTTGAAGGTGGAACACACCGTGTTCAACGTGTGCCAGAAACCGAAAGCCAAGGTCGCGTGCACACATCAGCCGTTACTGTAGCCATCATGCCGGAAGTTGAAGACAGCCAAGTGCAGATAAACCCCAACGACCTTCGTATAGATGTTATGCGTAGCTCCGGACATGGCGGACAAAGCGTAAACACAACCGACTCGGCCGTCCGTATCACACACATCCCAACAGGTCTAGTCGTAACCAACCAAGACGGCAAATCGCAACACAAAAACAAAGAAGCTGCGATGAAAGTACTAAAAGCACGCCTTTACGAAATGCAAGAGGCTGAGCGTCTTGAAAAAGAGATGAGTGAACGTAAATCACAAGTAGGAACCGGCGACAGAAGCGGTCGTATACGCACTTACAACTTCCCGCAAAACCGTATAAGCGATCATCGCATAAACCTGACCCTTTACCGTTTGGACGCTATCATGATGGCTGGGTTGTTTGACGAGATCATAGAACCGCTTATCGCCCACTATCAAACCGAGGCATTAACAGCTGCCGGCTTATAA
- the rpsT gene encoding 30S ribosomal protein S20, producing MANHKSAEKRARQTIKRTERNRFYRTRLKNITKAVRVAVEAKDLNAANEALKVANKSIHSFVSKGVIKKETAARRVSRLAKLVNTLKAA from the coding sequence ATGGCAAATCACAAATCTGCTGAAAAAAGAGCAAGACAAACTATAAAAAGAACTGAGAGAAATAGATTTTACCGCACAAGACTTAAAAACATAACAAAAGCTGTGCGCGTAGCTGTTGAAGCTAAAGATCTAAACGCTGCTAACGAGGCTTTAAAAGTTGCAAACAAAAGTATTCATAGCTTTGTGAGCAAGGGCGTAATCAAAAAAGAGACAGCTGCACGCCGTGTTAGTCGTCTTGCAAAACTTGTAAATACATTAAAAGCTGCGTAA